GGTGCTGATCAACGGTGTCCCGGTCCGCCGGGGTTGCCGCGTGCGCCTGCACCCGATCCGCCGCGCCGACGCCCAGGACCTGTTTTTCGACAACCGGGTCGCGTGGGTGGCCTCGGTCCACGAGGACGTCGACGGCGAACGGTATGTCGGCGTGGTCCTCGACGACGATCCGGCAGCCGACCTGCACGACTGGTACGGCCGTTACCTGTACTTCGCGCCGGACGAGATCGAACCCATACCGAACTGAGAGGAGCGCCAGATGCAAGCAGTCGGTTGGGCCGCAGTGGTGGTCGTTGCGGCCGTCGTGATCGGCGGGGTGGTCGTGGGAGTGCGATCGATCCCGGATGCGCAGCGGTATCTGAAGATGCGACGCATGTGAGGGCGGTGACGATCACGACCTCGGTGTTGGTGGCCGGTATCGGCAACATCTTTCTCGGCGACGACGGATTCGGTCCCGAGGTGCTGCGTCATGTGCCCGCCGACCTCGCCGGATCCGGTGTCCGGTTGTGCGACTACGGGATCCGTGGGCTGCACCTGGCATACGACCTGCTCGACGGCTGGGACCGGCTCGTGCTCGTCGACGCGTTGCCCTGCCGCGACGGGCCCGGCACCCTGCACGTCTTCGAAGCCGACCCGATGCAGACGACACCGGGTCTCGATGCGCACGCCATGGATCCCGCCGCGGTGTTCGCGACGGTGCACGCGCTCGGTGGCACGATGCCGCCCACCGTCGTGGTCGGTTGCGAGGTGGCCGACGTGGCCGAGGGCATCGGATTGTCCGATGCGGTCGCGGCGGCCGTGCCACTGGCGGTCCGGGCCGTCACCGAAGCCGTCGCGCAAGCGGTCACCGATACGCGGGCGGCCACCTCGGCGCGGGAGACCTGACATGTGCCTGGGGATTCCCGGTCGGGTGGTCCGGATGCTCGACGGCTACGGCGGTCAACTCGCCCTCGTCGACGTCGCGGGCGGGCACCGTAAGGTCAACATCGGCATGCTGCCCGAGGAGACCTTCGCCCCGGGCGACTGGGTGATCATCCACATGGGTTTCGTCGTGGAGAAGACCGACGCCGCCGGGGCGCGGGCCGCCCTGCAGGGCCTGGAACTCCTGGGGCGCGGCGAATCCGGCCTCGGAGATCCGCCATGACCGGGCGCAGGCGGCTCCGGGTCGACGTGCACGGCGTCGTGCAGGGGGTGGGGTTCCGGCCGTTCGTCTACACCACCGCGGCGGCCTTCGGCCTCACCGGTGAGGTACGCAACGACAGCACCGGGGCGATCATCGAGATCGAAGGCGACGCAGTCGATCTGCAGCGGTTCCTGCACCGCCTGCGGGACGCCCCTCCGCCCTTGGCGGTGATCGAGTCCGTCGACGTGCGGTCGCTTCCCGTCGCGCGCGGCACGGGATTCCGCATTGCCGACACGGCGCGTGCCGACGGCGGACGCACGCTGGCGGCACCGGATGTCGCGATGTGCGCGCAGTGCGCCGCCGAACAGCGGGACCCGCACAACCGCCGCTACCGCCACGCGTTCATCAACTGCACGAACTGTGGACCTCGGTTCACGATCATCGCGGCCCTGCCGTACGACCGGGAGAGCACCACCATGGCCGGCTTCGCGATGTGCGCCGAATGCGCCCGCGAGTACGCCGACCCCGCCGATCGGCGATTCCACGCACAACCGGTGTGCTGCCCGGACTGCGGTCCCAGGCTGCGCCTGCACACCGCAGCCGGTGAGAACGCCACCGCGGACGCCGCACTGCGGCGGGCCCGTGCACTGTTGGCCGAGGGCGCCATCCTGGCCGTCAAGGGCATCGGCGGCTATCACCTGGCGTGCGATGCTGCGAACCGTCGCGCCGTCGCGGAACTGCGGCGCCGAAAGCGCCGCGGCGACAAGCCGTTCG
This region of Mycolicibacterium goodii genomic DNA includes:
- a CDS encoding HypC/HybG/HupF family hydrogenase formation chaperone encodes the protein MCLGIPGRVVRMLDGYGGQLALVDVAGGHRKVNIGMLPEETFAPGDWVIIHMGFVVEKTDAAGARAALQGLELLGRGESGLGDPP
- a CDS encoding DUF6893 family small protein, coding for MQAVGWAAVVVVAAVVIGGVVVGVRSIPDAQRYLKMRRM
- a CDS encoding hydrogenase maturation protease; translated protein: MTITTSVLVAGIGNIFLGDDGFGPEVLRHVPADLAGSGVRLCDYGIRGLHLAYDLLDGWDRLVLVDALPCRDGPGTLHVFEADPMQTTPGLDAHAMDPAAVFATVHALGGTMPPTVVVGCEVADVAEGIGLSDAVAAAVPLAVRAVTEAVAQAVTDTRAATSARET